A segment of the Siphonobacter curvatus genome:
AGGCGTGTGCTTCCGGCAGCGAGTGATCCAGAAAAGGAGAAGCTTTGGAACCTGACGTAGATAAAGGCGAATTCATACCAAATATAATGCGAGTTATGGTCCTGCTACCCGAAGTTTGGTGTATCCATTTTCAACGGAGCAGAAATCTAATATGCTGCAATCCAAGGTTAAACGAAGCAAATGTAAAGATGGTTTCGAAAAATCAAAACATTTTTTTAGGGTGCCCTAAATTTTTATTTTTGACTTCCTCAAAAGTACCTTTGTAGCCAACTGAATTTGCGAATGGCTTCATTAACGGAAGAAAACTATCTGAAACTGATCTACCATCTCTCAGGGCCCGGCTATGAAGAGGTGAGTACGAACGCCCTGGCGGAGCAAACGCAGACGAAAGCGGCGTCAGTGACGGATATGTTACGGAAACTGGCAGAAAAAAATCTGATCCATTATAAAAAGTATCAGGGCGTTCGGCTTACGGAAGAAGGTCAGCAAGAAGCCCTGAAAGTGATTCGACGGCACCGATTGTGGGAGGTTTTTATGGTGGAAAAGCTGGGTTTTCGCTGGGATGAGGTACATCCAATTGCCGAAGAACTGGAGCACATCGCTTCGGAAGAACTCATCAATCGCCTGGATGCCTTTCTGGATTTTCCAGAGTCCGATCCGCACGGCGATCCCATCCCGACGGCTTCGGGCCGAATGCCTTCCGCTGAATATGAGAAATTAGCCGAAGTGCCTGTTCATCAGGAAGTTATCATGATGGGCGTATCGGAGCATACGGCTCCGTTTTTGCAGTTTCTGAGTAAATCAGGGCTCATACCCGGAAGTTTGGTGCAGGTGCTGGAAGTCAACGAGTTTGACCGTTCGATGACGATCCAGGTTAACGAAGCTCATCCTTCTTTCGTGAGCTATGAGGTGGCCCGTAATATTCTGGTGCAGACGAAAGGCTAAGCCAGAACCTGTTCACTGAAATTTCTGTTGCTGCTCATTAGCGTAGGGTCGTCCGTTTTTTTAGCCTACGTTATTTGCATTTTTTAAGAAGGGGCTTTGCGAAAGTAGTTTTAGTTTCGCGTACAGAATTCCCCGAACCGTGACCCCGGAGCCGTGAAAATACTCGACTGGTATATATTCAAGCGATTTCTGACGACCTACGTTTTTGTCGTTTCGCTGGTGACATTGATTATTCTGGTGATCGACTACACCGAAAAGGTCGAAAACTTCATTCGTAATAAGCCCTCCACGCACGATCTGTTGTTGGTGTATTACGTCAATTTAGCCATTTTCTGGGCCAACTACGTAAGTCCGCTGATGGTCTTCATTACGGTCGTTTTCTTTACGGCCAACCTGGCGGCTAAAACCGAGATTATTGCCATTTTTAGTACGGGCGTCAGTTTTCTTCGCTTCATGCGACCGTACCTGCTGGCGGCCTCGCTCATCGCGGGGGTGATTTTCTATCTGGTGGCCTATGTCATTCCGACAGCTGATAAAAAGCGGCTGGCCTTCGAGCAGAAGTACGTGCAGGGAGGAACGTATTATTACGACAAACGCGATGTACACATCCAGGTCGGTCCGAACGTGTACGCGTACTTGGCGAGCTACAACAACAGCACCCAGCAGGGCGATAAGTTTACACTGGAAAAGTTTGAAAATAATAAGCTGGTACAGAAACTAGCGGCTTCGTACATCGTCTGGAAGCCAGAGATTAACAAGTGGTCGGCGGTGGATTACAGCATCCGTACCATCACCGAAACGGGCGAACAGCTTACGTACGGAAAGCTGATTGATACGACATTGGCCCTGGAACCCAAAGATTTTGGAAGCACGCAGGATCTGGAGAAAACCTTTACGCTAACCGAACTCAATGAGCATATTCAGAAGCTCCAGAGCCGGGGAGCGGAAGGAGTCGAACTATACCTGATCGAAAAATACCAGCGATTGGCTAGCCCCTTTGCCATTGTTATTCTGACGGCTATTGGCGTCATTGTTTCCGCCCGGAAATCGCGGGGTGGGGTAGGTTTCCAGATCGCCCTGGGTTTTGGACTAGCCTTTATTTACATTCTGTTTTTCATGATGAGTAGCGGTATTGCCAAAAAAGGGGCCTTTGATCCCTTCCTGGCCGTGTGGTTACCCAATATTGTGTTCTCAGTAGTTGGACTGGTTCTGTATCGCACTGTACCGCGTTAAAAAAGTATCGACACCGTAAGAAGCCCCTTATCTTTACGGTATACATCATTCATGCCTGTTTCCGCCCCCATAACTCGGCCCGATGGTCGAGCCGTATTTCTTTTGATCTGATTGCCATGAGGCCCACTGTTCGCGATTACTTACAATTACACTTTATTGTTCTGATTTTTGGTTTTACGGCCATTTTGGGAAGGCTGGTTACCATTCCTGCGTTGTCATTGGTATTCTGGCGTACAGGGCTGGCTACGCTGGGCATGTGGGCCTTTTTGCGTTGGCAGAAACAGGCGAAGCCCCAACAGCCGATTCCGGTCGTGAAACTGTTACTGACGGGCACGCTCGTGGCGGCTCACTGGCTGTTGTTTTTTGGCTCGGCCCGGGTTTCCAACGTTTCAGTGTGTCTGGCGGGTATGTCGACCGGTTCATTGTGGACGGCGGTGGTAGAGCCCTTATTTACCCGGCGTCGCATTAGTCCCATTGAAATTTTCCTGGGATTACTGGTCATGGCGGGTTTGTATCTAATCTTTTTGTTTGAATTCGATCACGCGTTGGGTTTAGCCATGTCGGTGACGGCGGCCTTCCTTTCGGCCCTGTTTTCCGTGTTTAATTCCATGTTCAGTCGTCAGGTAGAACCCCGCCTGATTACCGCTTACGAAATGACCGGGGCCTGGATCAGTACGGCCGTATTTCTGCCCCTGTACTATGGCGTACTGGCTCCGGAAGAGCCCGTAGCAATTTTACCGCAGGGCTGGGACTGGCTTTGGGTCGTGGTACTGGCGGGCGTGTGTACCGTATACGCTTATGCGGCATTTGTGCGGTTGTTTCAAACCTTTACGGCCTTCGTGATGAACCTGGCCGTAAACTTGGAACCCATTTACGGAATTCTACTGGCTTTCTTCATTTTTGGCGATGCCGAAAAAATGACGACGGGCTTTTACGCAGGGGCTTCCCTGATTTTAGGGGCCGTATTGTTGTATCCGGTTTTAAGCCGTTGGTCGAATCGGCGGGCGAAAGAGACGATAAACCCGTAAGCTATTCGCAGGAGTGATTAAATTGGTTGAAACGTTTTGAAAAGCGTGACGGGTAGCTTCAGGTTTGAGATTGGTTTTAGGTCGAAGCTGATTTCAAGTTTGAGCGATTTTAGGTTTGAGAGCAGTTTGAAATCAGCTTTTGGTTTGAAACGATTTCAGGTAACCTGTTTTAGGGGAAAGTTTCAATCTTAGAGTATTTAATCGGCTGTTCCGGGACCAGTGCCCGGCACTCCAATTCCTCCATTTAAACTTAAACATGACTCAAACTTCAAACCCTATTCAAACCAACCCTAACCTGCCTTCGAACCCACGCTCTTCCGCTATAAACACCTGTAAAATCTCTACATCATTCACTTTCCCATGAGAAAACCACTCCTTATCGTACTGCTGGCTTTGGGGATGGGGCAACTGGTATACGCCCAGGACGGCGGCTACCGTACGCCTCCCAAAGCCCTGGCTGATCTGGTCAACACGCCCCCCACGCCGGGTTTTAACGTCGATTCCAAAGGCGACTGGGTGCTGATTACCGAACGAGCGGCCAATCCTTCGATCGCTGAATTGTCGCAGCCAGAATTACGGATTGCTGGCTTGCGGATCAATCCTGCCAACAACGGACCCAGTCGTGGCTTTCCGCTCATCAATCTGAAACTACGCAAACTGAACGGCAAGGAAGAAATGCAGGTGAAGGGCCTACCCGCCAAAGCCGCTATTTCAAACCTAGCCTGGTCACCGGATGAAACGAAGATTGCCTTTACGAATTCCAGCGAAAACAAGATTGAGCTTTATGTACTCGACGTAGCGACAGCCACGGCTCAGAAACTTTCTGATCTGGCCGTAAACGCTGCTTTGGGTTCACCACTGAACTGGGTTTCCGATTCCAAGTCCTTGATCGTAACGACTGTACCGAATGGCCGTGGAGCGGCTCCGGCCATCAGTCGGGTGCCTTCGGGTCCGACCATTCAGGAAAACCTTGGTAAAAAAGGACAGGCTCCTACATACCAGGATTTGCTGAAAAATCCTTCCGACGAAAAGTTGTTTGAGTACCACGCCACCGCTCAAGTGGTTAAACTCGGACTGGACGGTTCGGCACAAAATATCGGTCAGCCCTTACTGGTGACGGATGCTACGCCATCGCCTGACGGACAGTACGTGCTTGTGGAAAGCGTACACCGTCCGTTCTCATACATCGTTCCGATGCGGTACTTCCCGACCAAGGTAGATGTATACAGCCTCAACGGTTCACTGGTAAAAACGCTGACGGATAACCCGCTGGTGGAAAATGCCCCCTGGGGTTCGGATGCCACGATTCCTTATCCGCGTAATTACAACTGGCGGGCCGACGTTCCGGCTACCGTAACCTGGGTAGAACCCAAAGATGGTGGTGACGCCAAACGGAAAGTAGCTATTCGTGATGTACTGAAAACGCTGGATGCTCCGTTCTCGGGCGAAGCCAAAGATCTGTACGCGAGTGCTTTGCGTTTTGGTGGTGTAACTTGGGGGAATGCTAATACGGCTCTCGTACAGGAACGCTGGTGGGCTACCCGCAAGCAGGTGACAAAAATTCTGAATCCTTCCAATCCGGCAAATCCGGTCGTACTGCTCGAGCGTTCCTTTGAAGATAAGTACTCCGATCCCGGTCGGCCCGAGACCCGTAAAAACCAGTACGGTCGTCAGGTGCTCGACATCAATGCCAAAAATGAACTGTACTTCACGAATACCGTCGGTGCGTCACCCGAAGGAGATCGTCCGTTTGTAAGCGTACTGAATCTGGCAACGAAAGAGAACAAAGTTATCTGGCGTTCGGAAGCTCCGTTTTTTGAAATTCCGGTGAGTCTGCTGAGTGCGGAAAAGGGACTGCTGCTGACCCGTCGCGAAGCCGTAGATCAAAACCCGAATTACTTCATCCGCAACCTGAATTTCAACGCGAAAAAGAAGAAGAAAAATGAAACGGCGGTAACGCAGGTGAGCTTCTTCCCCGATCCGTATCCGCAATTGAAAGGCATTCAGAAACAGGTACTTCGCTACAAACGCAACGATGGCGTGGATCTAACGGCAACGCTGTATTTGCCCGCGGGTTACAAAAAAGAAGACGGTCCATTGCCAACTTTCCTCTGGGCCTATCCGGCGGAATTTAAAAGCAAGGACGCCGCTGGTCAGGTCAGTGGCTCGCCCTACAAATTCAACGCCATTAGTTTCTGGGGTGCCGCTGCGTTTGTGACGATGGGTTACGCCGTTCTGGATAACGCCTCTATCCCCATTATCGGCGAAGGCGACAAAGAACCCAACGATACGTACGTGGAGCAGCTCGTAGCTTCGGCGAAAGCAGCTATTGACGAAGGAGTGAAACTGGGCGTAGTTGATTCGAGCCGGGTTGGCGTAGGCGGTCACTCGTACGGTGCTTTCATGACGGCGAATCTGCTGACGCATAGTAAATTGTTCAAGGCTGGTATCGCCCGCAGTGGTGCGTACAACCGTACCCTGACACCCTTTGGCTTCCAGAATGAACAGCGTACGTATTGGCAGGCTCCTGATGTGTATAACCGCATGTCGCCCTTCATGAATGCCGACAAAATGAAAACGCCGCTGTTGCTCATCCACGGCGAAGCGGATAACAACACCGGAACGTTCCCTGTACAATCCGAGCGTTATTACAATGCTCTGAAAGGCATGGGAGCTACCGCCAAGCTGGTATTTTTACCTTACGAAAGTCACCACTACGATTCACAGGAATCACTCATGCACATGCTCAGTGAGATGAATGGCTGGTTAGATAAGTACGTGAAAAATGCGGGTAAAACGCAGGGATCATCCAGTTCTTTAGGAAGTAAAACGGATAAATAATTCGTTAGTAATCCATTCAAATAAAAAAGCCTACTGGACGTCCAGTGGGCTTTTTTGTTTGAATGCAAGGGCTGATTAACTGTAGAATGGATTGAGTAATAACTCAAAATTAGCAATAGAGTAGTCTTCATAGAGAGATATAACTATATCTTTGTTTAAGTAAGTGAATCACCCATTGAAAACACCTTTACCTTAGTTGTCAAATG
Coding sequences within it:
- a CDS encoding metal-dependent transcriptional regulator, producing the protein MASLTEENYLKLIYHLSGPGYEEVSTNALAEQTQTKAASVTDMLRKLAEKNLIHYKKYQGVRLTEEGQQEALKVIRRHRLWEVFMVEKLGFRWDEVHPIAEELEHIASEELINRLDAFLDFPESDPHGDPIPTASGRMPSAEYEKLAEVPVHQEVIMMGVSEHTAPFLQFLSKSGLIPGSLVQVLEVNEFDRSMTIQVNEAHPSFVSYEVARNILVQTKG
- a CDS encoding LptF/LptG family permease, whose protein sequence is MKILDWYIFKRFLTTYVFVVSLVTLIILVIDYTEKVENFIRNKPSTHDLLLVYYVNLAIFWANYVSPLMVFITVVFFTANLAAKTEIIAIFSTGVSFLRFMRPYLLAASLIAGVIFYLVAYVIPTADKKRLAFEQKYVQGGTYYYDKRDVHIQVGPNVYAYLASYNNSTQQGDKFTLEKFENNKLVQKLAASYIVWKPEINKWSAVDYSIRTITETGEQLTYGKLIDTTLALEPKDFGSTQDLEKTFTLTELNEHIQKLQSRGAEGVELYLIEKYQRLASPFAIVILTAIGVIVSARKSRGGVGFQIALGFGLAFIYILFFMMSSGIAKKGAFDPFLAVWLPNIVFSVVGLVLYRTVPR
- a CDS encoding DMT family transporter yields the protein MRPTVRDYLQLHFIVLIFGFTAILGRLVTIPALSLVFWRTGLATLGMWAFLRWQKQAKPQQPIPVVKLLLTGTLVAAHWLLFFGSARVSNVSVCLAGMSTGSLWTAVVEPLFTRRRISPIEIFLGLLVMAGLYLIFLFEFDHALGLAMSVTAAFLSALFSVFNSMFSRQVEPRLITAYEMTGAWISTAVFLPLYYGVLAPEEPVAILPQGWDWLWVVVLAGVCTVYAYAAFVRLFQTFTAFVMNLAVNLEPIYGILLAFFIFGDAEKMTTGFYAGASLILGAVLLYPVLSRWSNRRAKETINP
- a CDS encoding S9 family peptidase, translated to MRKPLLIVLLALGMGQLVYAQDGGYRTPPKALADLVNTPPTPGFNVDSKGDWVLITERAANPSIAELSQPELRIAGLRINPANNGPSRGFPLINLKLRKLNGKEEMQVKGLPAKAAISNLAWSPDETKIAFTNSSENKIELYVLDVATATAQKLSDLAVNAALGSPLNWVSDSKSLIVTTVPNGRGAAPAISRVPSGPTIQENLGKKGQAPTYQDLLKNPSDEKLFEYHATAQVVKLGLDGSAQNIGQPLLVTDATPSPDGQYVLVESVHRPFSYIVPMRYFPTKVDVYSLNGSLVKTLTDNPLVENAPWGSDATIPYPRNYNWRADVPATVTWVEPKDGGDAKRKVAIRDVLKTLDAPFSGEAKDLYASALRFGGVTWGNANTALVQERWWATRKQVTKILNPSNPANPVVLLERSFEDKYSDPGRPETRKNQYGRQVLDINAKNELYFTNTVGASPEGDRPFVSVLNLATKENKVIWRSEAPFFEIPVSLLSAEKGLLLTRREAVDQNPNYFIRNLNFNAKKKKKNETAVTQVSFFPDPYPQLKGIQKQVLRYKRNDGVDLTATLYLPAGYKKEDGPLPTFLWAYPAEFKSKDAAGQVSGSPYKFNAISFWGAAAFVTMGYAVLDNASIPIIGEGDKEPNDTYVEQLVASAKAAIDEGVKLGVVDSSRVGVGGHSYGAFMTANLLTHSKLFKAGIARSGAYNRTLTPFGFQNEQRTYWQAPDVYNRMSPFMNADKMKTPLLLIHGEADNNTGTFPVQSERYYNALKGMGATAKLVFLPYESHHYDSQESLMHMLSEMNGWLDKYVKNAGKTQGSSSSLGSKTDK